A window from Peromyscus eremicus chromosome 1, PerEre_H2_v1, whole genome shotgun sequence encodes these proteins:
- the Capn5 gene encoding calpain-5, whose protein sequence is MFSCVKAYEDQNYSALKRTCLRRKVLFEDPHFPATDDSLYYKGTPGPTVRWKRPKDICDDPHLFVDGISSHDLHQGQVGNCWFVAACSSLASRESLWQKVIPDWKEQEWDSEKPDNYAGIFHFHFWRFGEWVDVVIDDRLPTVNNQLIYCHSNSRNEFWCALVEKAYAKLAGCYQALDGGNTADALVDFTGGVSEPIDLTDGDLATDEAKRSQLFERVLKVHSRGGLISASIKAVTAADMEARLACGLVKGHAYAVTDVRKVRLGHGLLAFFKSEKLDMIRLRNPWGEREWNGPWSDTSEEWKKVSKSEREKMGVTVQDDGEFWMTFEDVCRYFTDIIKCRLINTSYLSIHKTWEEARLRGAWTRHEDPQQNRSGGCINHKDTFFQNPQYIFEVKKPEDEVLICIQQRPKRSTRREGKGENLAIGFDIYKVEENRQYRMHSLQHKAASSIYINSRSVFLRTEQPEGRYVIIPTTFEPGHTGEFLLRVFTDVPSNCRELCLDEPPRTCWSSLCGYPQQVTQVHVLGAAGLKDSSTGANSYVIIKCEGEKVRSAVQRGTSTPEYNVKGVFYRKKLAQPITVQIWNHRVLKDEFLGQVCLKTNPDDLQALHTLHLQDRSRRQPSDLPGTVALYVLSSASLTAV, encoded by the exons GATATCTGTGATGATCCCCACCTCTTTGTCGATGGCATCAGCTCCCACGACCTGCACCAGGGCCAGGTGGGCAACTGCTGGTTTGTGGCCGCCTGCTCGTCCCTCGCCTCCCGAGAGTCACTCTGGCAAAAG GTCATCCCAGACTGGAAGGAGCAGGAATGGGACTCTGAGAAGCCTGATAACTATGCTGGCATCTTCCATTTCCACTTCTGGCGCTTCGGGGAGTGGGTGGACGTGGTCATCGATGACCGGCTGCCCACAGTCAACAACCAGCTTATTTACTGCCACTCCAACTCCAGAAATGAGTTCTGGTGTGCCCTGGTGGAGAAGGCCTATGCCAA GCTGGCGGGCTGTTACCAGGCCCTGGATGGAGGCAACACGGCGGATGCACTCGTAGATTTCACAGGTGGCGTTTCTGAACCCATTGACCTGACCGATGGGGACTTGGCCACCGATGAGGCCAAGAGGAGTCAGCTCTTTGAGCGGGTACTGAAGGTGCACAGTAGAGGGGGCCTCATCAGTGCCTCCATCAAG GCTGTGACAGCAGCTGACATGGAGGCCCGCCTGGCATGTGGCCTGGTGAAGGGCCATGCGTATGCTGTCACTGATGTGCGCAAGGTGCGCCTGGGCCACGGCTTGCTGGCCTTCTTCAAATCAGAGAAGCTGGACATGATCCGCCTGAGGAACCCCTGGGGCGAGCGGGAGTGGAACGGACCCTGGAGCGACAC CTCAGAGGAGTGGAAGAAAGTGAGCAAGAGTGAGCGGGAGAAGATGGGTGTGACCGTGCAGGATGATGGCGAGTTTTG gatgACTTTCGAGGACGTGTGCCGGTACTTTACGGACATCATTAAGTGCCGCCTGATTAACACGTCCTACCTGAGCATCCATAAGACATGGGAGGAGGCGCGGCTGCGTGGCGCCTGGACGAGACATGAGGACCCGCAGCAGAACCGAAGTGGAGGTTGCATCaaccacaaggacactttcttCCAGAACCCACAG TACATCTTTGAAGTCAAGAAGCCAGAAGATGAAGTACTGATCTGCATTCAGCAGCGGCCCAAGCGTTCAACGCGCAGAGAAGGCAAAGGCGAGAACCTGGCCATCGGCTTCGACATCTATAAG gtgGAAGAGAACCGCCAGTACCGTATGCACAGCCTGCAGCATAAGGCCGCCAGCTCCATCTACATCAACTCACGGAGCGTTTTCTTGCGGACAGAGCAGCCCGAGGGCCGCTATGTCATCATCCCTACCACCTTCGAGCCGGGCCACACTGGCGAGTTCCTGCTCCGAGTCTTCACAGATGTACCTTCCAACTGCCG GGAGCTGTGCCTGGATGAGCCCCCTCGCACCTGTTGGAGCTCCTTGTGTGGCTACCCCCAGCAAGTGACCCAGGTCCATGTCCTGGGGGCTGCTGGCCTCAAGGACTCGTCAACAG GGGCAAACTCCTATGTGATCATCAAGTGTGAGGGTGAAAAGGTTCGCTCAGCTGTGCAGAGAGGGACCTCGACACCGGAGTACAATGTGAAAGGAGTCTTCTATCGCAAGAAACTGGCTCAACCCATCACCGTGCAG ATTTGGAATCACCGCGTCCTGAAGGATGAATTCCTGGGCCAGGTGTGCCTGAAGACCAACCCGGACGACCTGCAGGCCCTCCACACGCTCCACCTCCAGGACCGCAGCAGGCGGCAGCCCAGCGACTTACCGGGCACGGTGGCCCTCTATGTCCTCAGCAGCGCCTCTCTCACAGCTGTGTGA
- the Omp gene encoding olfactory marker protein, with protein sequence MAEDGPQKQQLDMPLVLDQDLTKQMRLRVESLKQRGEKRQDGEKLLRPAESVYRLDFIQQQKLQFDRWDVVLDKPGKVTITGTSQNWTPDLTNLMTRQLLDPAAIFWRKEDSDAMDWNEADALEFGERLSDLAKIRKVMYFLITFGEGVEPANLKASVVFNQL encoded by the coding sequence ATGGCAGAGGACGGGccacagaagcagcagctggaCATGCCGCTGGTTCTAGACCAGGACCTGACCAAGCAGATGCGGCTCCGTGTGGAGAGCCTGAAGCAGCGTGGGGAGAAGCGGCAGGATGGAGAGAAGCTGCTCCGGCCGGCTGAGTCTGTCTACCGCCTTGACTTCATCCAGCAGCAGAAGCTACAGTTCGATCGCTGGGATGTGGTTCTGGACAAGCCGGGCAAGGTCACCATCACGGGCACCTCGCAGAACTGGACGCCTGACCTCACCAACCTCATGACACGCCAGCTGCTGGACCCTGCTGCCATCTTCTGGCGCAAGGAAGACTCCGACGCCATGGATTGGAATGAGGCCGATGCCCTGGAATTTGGGGAGCGCCTGTCTGACCTAGCCAAAATCCGCAAGGTCATGTATTTCCTCATCACCTTCGGCGAGGGCGTGGAGCCTGCCAACCTCAAGGCCTCCGTGGTGTTTAACCAGCTCTGA